Proteins from a single region of Haloarcula laminariae:
- the aroA gene encoding 3-phosphoshikimate 1-carboxyvinyltransferase, with amino-acid sequence MDITIGTSTVKGTAQAPPSKSYTHRALLAAGYADGATVRAPLVSADTKATMRAVTAYGGSVDRSDEQAIEVTGFAGRPETPDTVIDCANSGTTMRLVTATAALQDRLTVLTGDDSLRSRPQGPLLEAIGQLDGRAESTRENGQAPLVVGGGIDGGSVSIPGDVSSQYITALLMAGAVTDEGIDIELTTDLKSSPYVDITLEVLSDYGVTAERTADGFTVAGGQSYDPADGEYHVPGDFSSISYLLAMGALASPEGMTVTSAVPSAQGDTAIVDILDRMGATLSWDREAGEIAVEQSELSGIEVGVEDTPDLLPTIATLGAAADGVTRITDAEHVRYKETDRVSAMAEELTEMGARVEEKQDELVVYGEDSSLEGATVDGRADHRIIMSLAVAGLVADGETTVTGAEHVDVSFPNFFDLLESLGGAVER; translated from the coding sequence GAGCGCCGCTGGTCAGCGCCGACACGAAGGCGACGATGCGCGCGGTGACTGCCTACGGCGGCAGCGTCGACCGCAGCGACGAGCAGGCCATCGAAGTCACTGGCTTCGCCGGGCGGCCCGAGACGCCCGACACCGTCATCGACTGCGCCAACAGCGGGACGACCATGCGGCTCGTGACCGCCACGGCCGCACTGCAGGACCGCCTGACGGTGCTGACGGGCGACGACTCGCTGCGGTCCCGGCCCCAGGGACCGTTGCTCGAAGCTATCGGCCAACTCGACGGCCGCGCGGAGAGCACGCGCGAGAACGGCCAGGCGCCGCTGGTCGTCGGCGGCGGCATCGACGGTGGAAGCGTCTCCATTCCGGGTGACGTCTCCTCACAGTACATCACCGCCCTGCTGATGGCCGGCGCTGTTACCGACGAGGGTATCGACATCGAACTGACGACCGACCTCAAGTCCTCGCCGTACGTTGACATCACGCTCGAAGTGCTTTCGGACTACGGCGTCACGGCCGAGCGGACCGCCGACGGGTTCACCGTCGCAGGCGGCCAGTCCTACGACCCCGCCGACGGGGAGTACCACGTCCCCGGGGACTTCTCCTCTATCAGCTACCTGCTGGCGATGGGAGCGCTGGCCTCGCCGGAGGGGATGACGGTCACCTCGGCGGTCCCGAGCGCGCAGGGCGACACCGCCATCGTCGATATCCTCGACCGGATGGGCGCGACGCTCTCCTGGGACCGCGAGGCCGGCGAAATCGCGGTCGAGCAGAGCGAACTCTCGGGCATCGAGGTCGGCGTCGAGGACACGCCGGACCTGCTTCCAACTATCGCCACGCTGGGGGCGGCCGCCGACGGCGTCACCCGAATCACCGACGCCGAACACGTCCGCTACAAGGAGACGGACCGAGTCAGCGCGATGGCCGAGGAGCTGACCGAGATGGGCGCCCGCGTCGAGGAGAAGCAGGACGAACTCGTCGTCTACGGCGAGGACAGCAGTCTCGAAGGCGCCACCGTGGACGGCCGCGCGGACCACCGTATCATCATGTCCCTGGCCGTCGCCGGGCTCGTGGCCGACGGCGAGACCACCGTCACCGGTGCCGAACACGTCGACGTCTCGTTCCCGAACTTCTTCGACCTGCTGGAATCGCTGGGCGGCGCCGTCGAGCGATAG
- a CDS encoding bacterio-opsin activator domain-containing protein, with protein sequence MSAITHMTVDADEFLLGRVLSRDPGAEVELERAVPAANQVMPYLWVAGVQLPEFERRVRTSPHVRRLVAVDVVNNQGMYRIEWADDGESLLHGIRETGATILSARGADTWKFVLQFEDYGGLARFHNYCRQKDIDVSLDMAYSPDELEATSEYDRRTEL encoded by the coding sequence ATGTCAGCCATCACACACATGACGGTCGACGCCGACGAGTTCCTCCTGGGGAGGGTCCTCTCGCGGGACCCCGGAGCCGAAGTCGAACTGGAGCGGGCGGTCCCGGCCGCAAACCAGGTGATGCCCTATCTGTGGGTGGCGGGAGTCCAGCTACCGGAGTTCGAGCGCCGGGTCCGGACGAGCCCGCACGTCAGGCGGCTGGTCGCCGTCGACGTCGTCAACAATCAGGGGATGTACCGCATCGAGTGGGCCGACGACGGCGAGAGCCTCCTGCACGGAATCCGGGAGACGGGAGCGACGATTCTGTCGGCGCGGGGCGCTGACACCTGGAAGTTCGTCCTGCAGTTCGAGGACTACGGCGGGCTCGCCAGATTCCACAACTACTGCCGGCAGAAGGACATCGACGTCTCGCTCGACATGGCGTACTCACCCGACGAACTCGAAGCGACGAGCGAATACGACCGCCGGACGGAGCTGTAG
- the aroC gene encoding chorismate synthase, with protein MNGNEFGRLFRLTTYGESHGEAMGCTVSGVPAGVELSEEEIQKDLDRRKPGQSMITTSRGEPDKVKLNSGIQDGYTTGTPIGMVIQNKDARSGKYEPFITAPRPSHGDFTYSAKFGTRNWGGGGRSSARETVNWVAAGGVAKQVLEQSDHDVTIKAHVCQIGDVVADDVTFEEMLEHSEENEVRCADPDAAEEMRDLADKYQKEGDSIGGAIYFECRGVPRGLGAPRFDSVPSRLGQAMYSIPAVTDFELGIGREARTATGSEYTEDWEFGEDGTPTPVGNDHGGLQGGITTGDPISGEVTWHAPVSFPKTQKTVDWETGEQKEITVTGRHDPVLPPRAVPVVEAMLYCTVLDFMLLGGRINPDRLDGRAGEYDTDYHPSSPQNDPEDADTHAKTVDED; from the coding sequence ATGAACGGCAACGAGTTCGGCCGGCTCTTCCGGCTGACCACCTACGGCGAGTCCCACGGGGAAGCGATGGGCTGTACGGTCTCGGGGGTCCCCGCGGGCGTGGAGCTCTCGGAGGAGGAGATACAGAAGGACCTCGACCGGCGCAAACCCGGCCAGTCGATGATTACGACTTCGCGGGGCGAACCGGACAAGGTGAAGCTCAACTCCGGCATCCAGGACGGCTACACCACGGGGACGCCAATCGGGATGGTCATCCAGAACAAGGACGCTCGCTCGGGCAAGTACGAGCCGTTCATCACGGCGCCCCGCCCGTCACACGGCGACTTCACCTACTCGGCGAAGTTCGGCACGCGCAACTGGGGCGGCGGCGGCCGCTCCTCGGCCCGCGAAACCGTCAACTGGGTCGCCGCCGGCGGCGTCGCCAAGCAGGTCCTCGAACAGTCCGACCACGACGTCACCATCAAGGCCCACGTCTGCCAAATCGGCGACGTAGTTGCCGACGACGTGACCTTCGAGGAGATGCTCGAACACAGCGAGGAGAACGAGGTCCGCTGTGCGGACCCCGACGCCGCCGAAGAGATGCGCGACCTCGCGGACAAGTACCAGAAGGAGGGCGACTCCATCGGCGGCGCCATCTACTTCGAGTGCCGCGGCGTCCCCCGCGGGCTGGGCGCGCCCCGCTTCGACTCGGTTCCGTCGCGGCTCGGCCAGGCGATGTACTCCATCCCCGCCGTCACGGACTTCGAACTGGGCATCGGCCGCGAGGCCCGCACCGCCACCGGGTCGGAGTACACCGAGGACTGGGAGTTCGGCGAGGACGGCACGCCGACCCCGGTCGGGAACGACCACGGCGGCCTCCAGGGCGGAATCACGACCGGCGACCCCATCTCCGGCGAGGTGACCTGGCACGCGCCTGTCTCCTTCCCCAAGACCCAGAAGACCGTCGACTGGGAGACCGGCGAACAGAAGGAGATAACGGTGACGGGCCGCCACGACCCCGTCCTGCCGCCCCGCGCCGTCCCGGTCGTCGAGGCGATGCTCTACTGCACCGTCCTCGACTTCATGCTGCTTGGCGGTCGCATCAACCCCGACAGACTCGACGGCCGGGCGGGCGAGTACGACACCGACTACCACCCGTCCAGCCCGCAGAACGACCCCGAGGACGCCGACACGCACGCGAAAACCGTCGACGAGGACTGA
- a CDS encoding uracil-DNA glycosylase codes for MDANQESMSNPFGMDEQCQNCPELCETRENVVHGYGDVGAEFIVLGDSPAEGADESGIPFTDERERELLDILDAVDMVEDPDADEPELKNTFLTYVTRCRHPERPATDDEVVNCEPYLNSEIRMINPELLLPVGQRPLEELAFEYTTLSEDELDIEERHATTIRGRGFEILPMLPPTDQTDEERTAFLDHFSDVLGQDYRQTKGRRGR; via the coding sequence ATGGACGCCAACCAGGAGTCGATGTCGAACCCCTTCGGCATGGACGAGCAGTGCCAGAACTGCCCTGAGCTCTGTGAGACCCGGGAGAACGTCGTCCACGGCTACGGCGACGTGGGCGCGGAGTTCATCGTCCTCGGTGACTCCCCCGCCGAAGGCGCTGACGAGTCGGGAATCCCCTTCACCGACGAGCGCGAGCGGGAACTGCTCGACATCCTCGATGCCGTCGACATGGTCGAGGACCCCGACGCCGACGAGCCGGAACTGAAGAACACCTTCCTGACCTACGTCACCCGCTGTCGCCACCCCGAGCGCCCGGCGACCGACGACGAGGTGGTCAACTGCGAGCCGTATCTCAACAGCGAGATACGGATGATAAATCCAGAGCTGCTGCTCCCGGTGGGCCAGCGCCCACTCGAAGAGCTTGCCTTCGAGTACACCACACTCAGCGAGGACGAACTCGACATCGAGGAGCGCCACGCGACGACAATCCGGGGCCGGGGCTTCGAGATTCTGCCGATGCTGCCGCCGACCGACCAGACGGACGAGGAACGGACCGCCTTCCTCGACCACTTCAGCGACGTACTCGGACAGGACTACCGCCAGACGAAGGGTCGGCGGGGTCGCTGA
- a CDS encoding CBS domain-containing protein, with amino-acid sequence MQVRKLMSTAVVTVDVESTLDEAVDRLLGAGVGSVIVVEEGDPLGILTESDALRAARDTGRPLAAIDVRDAANRLAVTTTPSTAVGTVARLMADEGVKKVPVLDGVDMVGIVTLTDIVWEFPAIREKATAIEAVREEWSPR; translated from the coding sequence ATGCAAGTCCGCAAACTCATGTCGACGGCGGTGGTCACCGTCGACGTCGAGTCGACGCTTGACGAGGCCGTCGACAGATTGCTCGGTGCGGGCGTCGGCTCGGTCATCGTCGTCGAGGAGGGGGACCCGCTCGGCATCCTCACCGAATCGGACGCGCTGCGGGCCGCGCGGGACACGGGTCGTCCCCTCGCCGCCATCGACGTTCGGGACGCGGCCAACCGGCTGGCCGTCACCACGACGCCGTCGACCGCGGTCGGGACCGTTGCCCGGCTGATGGCCGACGAAGGCGTCAAGAAGGTCCCCGTACTGGACGGGGTCGATATGGTGGGTATCGTGACCCTGACCGACATCGTCTGGGAGTTCCCGGCAATCCGGGAGAAAGCGACGGCTATCGAGGCGGTCCGAGAGGAGTGGAGTCCGCGGTGA